From Vulpes vulpes isolate BD-2025 chromosome 7, VulVul3, whole genome shotgun sequence, one genomic window encodes:
- the LOC112916281 gene encoding small ribosomal subunit protein eS27-like: MPLAKDLLHSSPEEDKRKHKKKHLVQSLNSYFMDVKCLGCYKITTIFSCAQMVILCVDCPTGLCQPMGGKARLTEGCSFRRKQH; encoded by the coding sequence ATGCCCCTTGCAAAGGATCTCCTCCACTCATCCCCAGAAGAGGATAAGAGGAAGCACAAGAAGAAGCACCTGGTGCAGAGCCTCAACTCCTACTTCATGGACGTGAAGTGCCTGGGATGCTACAAAATCACCACCATCTTCAGCTGCGCACAGATGGTAATTCTGTGTGTCGACTGCCCCACTGGCCTCTGCCAGCCGATGGGAGGAAAAGCAAGGCTTACAGAAGGATGCTCCTTCAGGCGGAAGCAGCACTAA